A section of the Schistosoma haematobium chromosome ZW, whole genome shotgun sequence genome encodes:
- a CDS encoding hypothetical protein (EggNog:ENOG4113CU5~COG:S) yields the protein MDLYRNTVQDQRRKKNKKIAINNSRTRAKKFRAQAEYIEANKQVKKSIRADKKKYVEELATMAEKAAGEGNMKQLYDTTKGLARKYSKPERPVKDKEGRTFTGIQQQRNKWIEYFEELLNRPAPMNPVHIEAAHTDLPIDVNPPTTEEIRMAIRQIKSAKAAGPDNIPAEALKSDIEVTTNMLYLIFKKIWEEQVPMDWKEGHLVKIPKKGDLSKCENYRGITLLSIPGKVFNRVLLNRMKDAVDAQLRDQQAGFRKDRSCTDQIATLRIIVEQSVEWNSSLYINFIDYEKVFDSVDRRTLWKLLRHYGVPEKTVNIIRN from the coding sequence atggatctctatagaaacactgtacaagatcaaagaaggaagaagaacaaaaagatagcaattaacaacagccggaCACGAGCAAAGAAATTCCGAGctcaagctgagtacatagaagcaaacaagcaagtgaagaaaagcattagagccgacaagaagaaatacgtagaagaactagcaacaatggcggaaaaagctgctggagaaggaaatatgaaacagctttacgatacaacgaagggACTAGcaaggaaatatagtaaaccagagaggccggtcaaagacaaagaaggtagGACATTCACTggaattcaacaacagcggaacaaatggatagagtacttcgaggaactcctgaataggccggctccaatgaatccagtgcacatcgaagcagcacacacagatcttcctatagatgtcaacccaccaacgacggaagaaatcagaatggccatcagacaaatcaagagcgcgaaagcagcaggacccgacaacataccagctgaggcactgaagtcagacatcgaagtaactacaaacatgctttaccttatattcaaaaagatttgggaggaacaagtgccgatggactggaaagaagggcacctcgtcaagattccaaagaaaggagatctgagcaaatgtgaaaactacagaggcattacactactgtcaataccagggaaggtcttcaacagagtgttgctgaaccggatgaaagatgcagtagacgcccaacttcgagatcaacaagctggattccgtaaagatcgatcgtgtacagaccaaattgcaacactacggatcatcgtcgaacaatcagttgagtggaactcgtcactatacatcaacttcattgattatgaaaaggtgtttgacagtgtggataggaggacattatggaaacttcttcgacactacggagttcctgagaagactgtcaatattatccggaactga